The Acidobacteriota bacterium genome contains the following window.
GCCGATCGCCGAAGCCGCCATGGACGCCCTCGAGGCGACCTGGGGCAAGCGGCCCGTGCGAGTGCGAGAAGGCGGCTCGATTCCGATCGTCTCGACCTTCGCGCAGGTGCTCGAGATCCCGGTTCTGCTGATGGGTTTCGGCCTCGAGGATGACCGCCTGCACTCGCCGAACGAGAAGTTCAATCTGGAGAACTACTATGCCGGCATTCGCTCCATCGTCCATTTGATGGACAAACTCGGAGCGCTGTCGGCCTGAGCACCGGAATTCCCCGGAGCGCTGACCACGAGGACCCCCTGGCCATGATTTCCGAGCCTGACGAACCTTCATCCACGACGCTCCCGCGAAGGGTGAAAGGGGTCTTCCGATGAGTGACAGCACGGGCATTGAACGCGAGCTCAAGTTCCGCGCCGTCGGCCTCGACGAGCTGCGCGACCGCCTGCTCGAGCTCGATGCCGAACGCATGGGACCGGGAGCCCTCGAGGACAACCTGATCTTCGATCAGGAAGGTCGCCTCGAAACCGCCGGCTGCGTGCTGCGGCTGCGGCGCGACGGCAAGGGTGCCTATCTCACCTACAAGGGTCCGGCGACCTTCGAGGGGCGGACCAAGATCCGCGAGGAGCACGAGACCACCCTCGGCGATCCCGATGCCGTTCACAAGCTCTTCGAGAGCCTCGGCTTCGAAATCGTCAAGCGCTACCAAAAGATGCGCGAGACCTGGCAGCTCGGTGGCGTGACCATCGCCCTCGATCACACCCCGATCGGCGATTTCGCGGAGTTCGAGGGGGAAGGTGCCGAGACCGTCGCCCGGCGCTGCAACCTCGATCCCGAGAGCGCCGAGCGGCGCTCCTACCTGCGGCTCTATGCCGATCACCTCAAGGAGAACCCGGACGCTCCGCCGGACATGGTGTTCAGCGATCGCGGCTGACCGGAGCCGACGCGCCGACCGCGACGCTGCTACTCCACCCAAACCTTGACCCGGATTCGCGCTCTCGTCCTGACCGCCGGCCGCGGCGTTCGCCTGCGGCCGTTGACGGACACCATGCCGAAGCCGCTTCTGCCGGTGGCGGGCATGCCCATCGCCGGCTACACCCTGGCGCGCCTGGCGCGGGCCGGCGTCGAGGCGGCGGCCCTCAATCTGCATCATCTCGGCGATCAAATTCGCCACCACTTCGGCGAGGCCTTCGCCGGCATGCCCCTGACCTACTCCGAAGAACCGGAGCTGCTCGGCACGCTGGGGGCCCTCCACCCGCTGCGGGATTTCCTCTCGCAGGCCGAGCTGGTGGTGGTGATCAACGGTGACAGTCTGTGCCGGTGGCCCCTCAAGCAGCTCATCCGGCGCCATCGCGCGAGCGGGGCGGTGGCCACCCTGATGCTGGCACGGGAACCCGATGCGGACACCTACGGGGGTGGCGTGGCGATCGACAAAAAGGGGCGAATCCTGGGTTTTCGCGGCGCCGGTGCGGAGCGTGGCGAGGTCGCCCACCGACTGGTTTTCGCCGGCGCCCAGATTCTCTCGCCGCGCCTGCTGCGCCATGTCGACGTCGGTCCCGGCGACACCGTCGGCGATCTCCTCATGCCCCTGCTCGAGAAGGACGCCCATTTCCACGCCGTGCCATCCCGCCGTCGCTGGCACGACCTCGGCACTCCCCAGCGCTATCTCACCGGCGCCCTCGAC
Protein-coding sequences here:
- a CDS encoding class IV adenylate cyclase is translated as MSDSTGIERELKFRAVGLDELRDRLLELDAERMGPGALEDNLIFDQEGRLETAGCVLRLRRDGKGAYLTYKGPATFEGRTKIREEHETTLGDPDAVHKLFESLGFEIVKRYQKMRETWQLGGVTIALDHTPIGDFAEFEGEGAETVARRCNLDPESAERRSYLRLYADHLKENPDAPPDMVFSDRG
- a CDS encoding NDP-sugar synthase; translation: MTRIRALVLTAGRGVRLRPLTDTMPKPLLPVAGMPIAGYTLARLARAGVEAAALNLHHLGDQIRHHFGEAFAGMPLTYSEEPELLGTLGALHPLRDFLSQAELVVVINGDSLCRWPLKQLIRRHRASGAVATLMLAREPDADTYGGGVAIDKKGRILGFRGAGAERGEVAHRLVFAGAQILSPRLLRHVDVGPGDTVGDLLMPLLEKDAHFHAVPSRRRWHDLGTPQRYLTGALDWCRGTGPERLWRRSWVSSEAAVDRSSRLRRASVEVGARVEGGAVLERTLVLPGGQVRGGSRVRDVILAPDTELPAASRVDRRLVSPAREGVPPAPQDSRVGNLLYTPILAENP